CAAGGAAGCGATCGTCGACGGCGAAGTCTTCCAGGTGGTGATCTCGCGCCGCTTCGAAATGGAATGCGGCGCCGATCCGCTGGACGTCTACCGCGTCCTGCGCAACACCAACCCCAGCCCCTATATGTACATCTTCAGCCTCGAGGATGCCGCCGGGCGCCAGTACTCGATCGTCGGCTCGTCCCCGGAGGCCCTCGTGACGGTTACCGGCGAGGAAGTCATCACCCACCCGATCGCCGGCTCCCGGCCGCGCGGCAAGACCATCGAGGCGGACAAGGCCCTCGCCGAGGAACTGCTCGCGGACCAGAAGGAACGCGCCGAGCACCTCATGCTGGTGGACTTGTCCCGCAACGACCTCTCCAAGGTCTGTGTGGCCGGAACCGTCGACGTCACGCAGTTCATGGAAGTGGAGCGGTTCAGCCACATCATGCACCTGGTGTCCACGGTGGTGGGCAAGCTCGCCCCGACCGCCACGGCCTACGACGTGCTCAAGGCGACCTTCCCGGCCGGAACGCTCTCCGGCGCCCCCAAGCCCCGCGCGCTGCGCCTCCTCGATGAGCTGGAACCCCACCGCCGCGGCATCTACGGCGGCGTGGTGGGTTACCTCGACTTCGCCGGCGACATGGACATGGCGATCGCCATCCGTTCCGCGCTGCTCCGCGACGGCCGCGCCTACGTTCAGGCCGGCGGCGGCATCGTGGCCGACTCCGTCAACGCCACTGAGGCGCTCGAGACCATCAACAAGGCCGCCGCGCCGATGCGGGCCGTGCATACGGCGCAGTCGCTGCGCACCATTACGGCAGAGACCGTGCCCGACGCCGGGACGGAGCAGCCATGACCGGCGCGGCAGGCACGATCAAGAGCACCAGCCCGGACGTTCCGCGCTGGGCCCGGAAGTCCACCCTGGTCCTGGTCATCGCGGCGCTGGCACTGGCCGTTTTCGGCACCACCACCCAGACCTGGCTGACGGTCCAGCTCGATCCCGGCCAGCTGGGCAAAGGCGTCAGCCAGAACGGGCTGCAGGTCCAGGGCAGCAAGGCCGCCACCACGGTCACCGCCCTCGCCCTGGTCGCCCTGGCCGGGGGACTCGCGGCGTCGATCGCCGGGCGCATCGCCCGCTGGGTCATCACGGCGATCATCCTGCTGGCCGCCGCGGGCATCGTGGCCGCTGCCGTAACCGTACTGTCCGACCCGCTGGCCGCGGCGCAGGGATCCATTGCCGCAGCCACCGGCATCAGCGGCAGCAACGTCCAGGTCGCCCTCACCGTGTTCCCGGTCCTCGCCGTCGTCGCCGGCTCCCTGCTCGGGATCAGCGCCCTCGCGATTGTTCCGGCCGGACGCTACTGGAAGAGCCGGACGAAGTACGACGCCGCCGCCACCGCCGGCGCTCCGGGCCCCGCCCAGCCGGCCGACGAGATCGACAGCTGGGACCGGCTCTCCCGCGGCGACGATCCCACCTGAGACCAGGCAGCGGGCACGCCCGGCAAGGCTCCCTGCAGCGTGCCCGGTAACGCGGCCAATGACGCCGCCAAAAAATGGCAGAATGTAAGCAGTATTGATCCTGAGGAGATTTCCATGAGCAAAGCCCCTGTTTCCGCACCCCAGCCCGCCGCCGGCACCGGCGTCTACGACGGCGTCGACCACAGCGAGCCCACCGGCCACGGCAACAGCCCGGCGGCCTGGACCACCGTGATCATCATGCTGGTCGGCGCCCTCATCGCAGCCATCGCCTTCGTGATCGCCAACACCCCGATCTTCATCGCCGGTGCGGCCGTCATGCTGATCGGCCTGGTGGTGGGCTTTGCCATGCGCAAGGCCGGTTACGGCGTCGGCGGCAGCAAGCTGAAGAACTCCGGCCACTAGGAGTGAGTGTTCTCGATGACATCAACGCCGGTGTCAGGGAGGATATGGAGGCCCGCCAGCGCCTCGTCACGCTCGCCGAACTGAAGGAGCGTGCCGCGGCGGCGGTCCCGGCTCGCGACGCGTGGGCCGCCCTGGGCGGCCCGTCGGACCGGACGCAGCTCAAGGTCATCGCCGAAATCAAGCGCCGCAGCCCCTCCAAGGGCGCACTTGCGAGCATCGCGGACCCGGCCTCCCTCGCCGTGCAGTACGCCGACGGCGGCGCGGCCGTGATCAGCGTCCTGACGGAGCAGCGCCGTTTCAACGGCTCGCTGGCCGACCTCGACGCCGTCCGGGCAGCCGTGGACGTCCCGCTGCTGCGCAAGGACTTCATGATCGACGAGTACCAGATCTGGGAGGCCCGTGCCCACGGCGCCGACCTGATCCTGCTGATCGTCGCCTCGCTCTCCGACGCGCAGCTGCACGAGTACAGCGCCCTCAGCCGCGAGCTGGGAATGAACGTGCTCGTGGAGACCCACACGGCCGGCGAAGTTGAACGCGCCGTCGCCGCCGGGGCGCGGATCATCGGCGTCAACGTCCGGAACCTCAAAACGCTCGACGTCGACCGGTCCGTCTTCTCGGAGCTCGCCGCCGGCATCCCCGCCGGGGCACTCGTCGTGGGCGAGTCCGGCGTGCGCGGCGTCGACGACGTCCGGCACTACGCGGCCAGCGGCGCCAACGCAGTCCTGGTGGGCGAGGCGCTCGTCAGCGATGCGACGCCCCGCGACCGGATCGCCGAATTCATGGCGGCCGGAGCCGAAGAAATCGCCGCACGTCCCTGACCCGCGGCCCGGCCGGGCATCCGGCCGGAGACCGCGGTGCGTCCGCGCGGCACCCAAGACCCAGATAGCAGTGGAACAGGATGGTGAGACTGATGGTCGATGCGCCAACAGCCGGCTCAGACGAAAACCCCGTAGACGCCTTCCTGGAGGGCAGCCGGCCGGATGAGGACGGGCCGCAAAGCGCGCCGTCCCTGCGGCACGCCCCGGGACCCTACTTCGGCTCGTACGGC
The nucleotide sequence above comes from Arthrobacter sp. KBS0702. Encoded proteins:
- a CDS encoding HGxxPAAW family protein is translated as MSKAPVSAPQPAAGTGVYDGVDHSEPTGHGNSPAAWTTVIIMLVGALIAAIAFVIANTPIFIAGAAVMLIGLVVGFAMRKAGYGVGGSKLKNSGH
- a CDS encoding Trp biosynthesis-associated membrane protein; amino-acid sequence: MTGAAGTIKSTSPDVPRWARKSTLVLVIAALALAVFGTTTQTWLTVQLDPGQLGKGVSQNGLQVQGSKAATTVTALALVALAGGLAASIAGRIARWVITAIILLAAAGIVAAAVTVLSDPLAAAQGSIAAATGISGSNVQVALTVFPVLAVVAGSLLGISALAIVPAGRYWKSRTKYDAAATAGAPGPAQPADEIDSWDRLSRGDDPT
- the trpC gene encoding indole-3-glycerol phosphate synthase TrpC, with amino-acid sequence MSVLDDINAGVREDMEARQRLVTLAELKERAAAAVPARDAWAALGGPSDRTQLKVIAEIKRRSPSKGALASIADPASLAVQYADGGAAVISVLTEQRRFNGSLADLDAVRAAVDVPLLRKDFMIDEYQIWEARAHGADLILLIVASLSDAQLHEYSALSRELGMNVLVETHTAGEVERAVAAGARIIGVNVRNLKTLDVDRSVFSELAAGIPAGALVVGESGVRGVDDVRHYAASGANAVLVGEALVSDATPRDRIAEFMAAGAEEIAARP
- a CDS encoding anthranilate synthase component I, whose product is MQDLGIISPGLDEFRELAGHSRVIPVRLKVLADAETPIGLYRKLAQGQPGTFLLESAAVGGAWSRYSFIGARSRATLTTKDGQAHWLGEPPVGVPLDGSPVDAIRDTVRALHTERFEGLPPFTSGLVGFLGWETVRHWEKLTSPPEDDLELPEMALNLVTDMAVHDNMDGTVLLIANAINFDNSSERVDEAWHDAVARVKALLAKISTPTEQPVSVLQPAALDFASSVQERWDENDYLAALDRGKEAIVDGEVFQVVISRRFEMECGADPLDVYRVLRNTNPSPYMYIFSLEDAAGRQYSIVGSSPEALVTVTGEEVITHPIAGSRPRGKTIEADKALAEELLADQKERAEHLMLVDLSRNDLSKVCVAGTVDVTQFMEVERFSHIMHLVSTVVGKLAPTATAYDVLKATFPAGTLSGAPKPRALRLLDELEPHRRGIYGGVVGYLDFAGDMDMAIAIRSALLRDGRAYVQAGGGIVADSVNATEALETINKAAAPMRAVHTAQSLRTITAETVPDAGTEQP